The following is a genomic window from Candidatus Tanganyikabacteria bacterium.
CCGGTGGAACCCAGTTGCCGGGCGGTCCCGGGCTGGTCGACGCGGTCCTCGCGGCCGGTGCGCGCTAGCATGAGCGCGTCGCGCACCATGAGCATGAGGTCTTCGAGCGTCTGGAGCTGCTTGTCCAGGGGCAATGCGGCGGCCCGGTCGCCCTCGTCGAGCGCTTCCAGCAGATCGCGGGCCACCAGCAGCCGCGGCGGCGTGTCTTCCTGGGTCAGGAGCGCCAAGGAGTACCCGATGCGACCCGCCGCCCGGCGGGCCGCGATCGCCGCCTGCTCGGGGGTCGCGCCGTGGCGCGCCACCAGCCAGCTGTCGATGTCGGCCTCGGGAACCGGGTGGCACGCCACCCGCTGGCAACGCGACACGATCGTGGGCAGCACGTCGGCCAGACTCTGGGCCAGCAGAATGAGAATCGTGCCGGGTGGCGGCTCCTCGAGGGTCTTGAGCAGGCAGTTGGCCGCCGGGAGGGTCAGGGTGTCGGCAAACACGACGTGCACCTGGTGAGTGCCACGGTAGGGAGCGAGTTCGGCCTGCCGCACCAGGTCGCGCATCTGCTCGATCGAGGTCGAGCGGCCGGCAGGCTCCCAGAGGTGGAAGTCGACGTAGTTGCCATGCAGGAACGTGCGGCACTCGGTGCAGGCCCCGCAGCCCGTCCGGTCGCGGCAGAACAGCGCCATGGCCCACGCCGTGGCCAGCGTGGTCTTGCCCACGCCAGGCAGGCCTACCAGGAGGTAGGCGTGGCGGGGCTGGGCGAGCGTGGCCTGGAGCTGGGCGACGGCCCGGTCCTGGCCGACGATGCCCGCGAATGCCGGCAAGGGGGTCATCACCGCCAGTCTACCCGAAGATCGGCCGTGTCGGCCCCGAGGCCCCGAGGGTCAAGGTCGGCTCGGGCGACGGCCCGATCCGTCCGAACCTACTCGCCGCGATAGAACTGCAGGCCGCCGCCAGGGGTGGCGTAGCAGATGACCTTGCGGTTGCCGTCCTTGCGGGCCAGGTCGAGGCGGCGGGTGGCCAGTTGCACCAGCGCGCGGGGCGAGGTGGTCTCGACCGTGGACGATACGCCCGCCAGCGGCTCGAGCATCGGGCTGATGGACAGCAGGCGCTTGGTGAAGCGCTTGAGGACCTCGACGCCGGCCTCGGCTGAGGTGGACGGGAAGTAGAACAGCAGATCGTAGCCGTCCCAGCGGACCGCCCAGTCCGTCTGGCGGACCACCTGGCGGACCACCTGGCCGACCTGCGCGAAGGTGGCGTTGGCCTGGTCGGGCGACATCGTCTTGGCGAGGGCGGAGAAGTTGTCCAGGGACACGATCGCCACCGAGCCGGTCTCCTTGGACCGCACCAGGCGCTCGCACTCCTCGCGGAAGCGCTCGTTGAAGTACATGCGGTTCCACAGGCCCGTGAGCTTGTCGGTGGAGGTGCGCTTGTTGACTTCTTCTTCCAGCTTCAACGCGTGGGCCGCGAGGCCCAGGGGCGTGGTGAGCACCCGGGCCAGGGCCTGCAAGAACTCGGGATCGTCACCCTTGAGCAACAGGACGCCGTAGGTCTGGCGATTGGCCATCACGTGGGTGCGGTAGCCGCCCTCGACCTCGGCGATGGGCTGGAACTCGACCTTCTCGGCCTCGGTGAGGATGTCCTCGATTTCCTTGCTGGAGGTGAAAGCATCGAACGCGTCGGCCCCGGCGCCGGCCAGCGAGACCGCGCCGTCGGGCGCCGGCCACCAGATGGCCGCGGACACTCCGGTGGCGCCCTCCTTGAGGGCTTCGCGGATGAGGCCGTAGTTGTACTCCCAGTTGGTGCTGGGGGCGATCTTGCGGGCGATCGCGACCAGTCCGCCGAGCTGGTCCTGCGACAACTGCGTCAAAGTCTCCATCAATCCTCCCTGCAAGCTGGTCCACATGGGCTTGTTCCCGATTATTGCGAATACTATCACGGTTTAACCCAAATTTAAGTCCGCGCCGCGGGGCGTGCGGATGACGTTCTGATGACACATCAGAACCGGCGAGCTGTGAACTTCGTCCTTGAGATCGGCCGACCGAACGCGGTAAGCTGGCGACAGCTCGCAGTTCGCGGCATATTCGCAGTAGGAGCGACGTTGCACACCAAGGTTCCCCGGTCGGCGCCCATCGGCCTGTATGATTCCGGCGTGGGCGGCCTTTCGGTCGTGCGCGAGGTCTTCCGGCAACTTCCCGCCGAAGGCGTCCACTACCTGGGCGACACGGCGCGCGTGCCCTACGGCGGCCGCCAGAGCGCCGAACTGGTGGAGTTCAACCGAGAGATCCTCGCCTACCTGGCGTCCGAGGGCGCCAAGGCCGTCCTGGTGGCCTGCAACACCTCATGCGCCACGGCCCTCGAGACCTTGCGGCCGGAGTGCCGCCTTCCCGTCGTGGGCCTCATCGACGCCGGCGCGCGCTCGGCACTGGCCTACGGGCGGCGCATCGCGGTGCTCGCCACCGAGGCCACCGTGCGCAGCGGCGCCTACGAGCAGGCCATCTTGCGCCTGGAACCTGGGGCCGAGGTCGTCAGCGTCCCGTGCCCCGGCCTGGTCCCGGTCGTGGAGGCGGGGGACTGGCATGGCGCGGCGGCACGCGCGGCCGTGCGGGAGGCCCTGGAGCCGTTGCGCGGCGTGGCCGTGGACGCGGCCGTGCTGGGCTGCACGCACTACCCCATGCTGGGCGATCTGATCGGCGCCGAACTCGGCCCCGACGTGCGCCTGGTCGATCCGGCCACCGAAGCCGTGGCCGAACTGGCGTGGATCCTCTTCGAGCAGGACCTCCTCGCCCCCGCCGGGTCGCAACCGGCCCACCAGATCGCGGTCACCGGCGACGCGGAAGCCTTCGCGGTGCAGGCCTCTCGCATACTGGGCGTGCCGGTCCCGCCAGTCCGGCACATCTTCCTCGAGACCTTGCGTCTGGCCGGCGACACCGTCGAATCTTCCGGCTTCGCACCCTCTTCGGAACGCCAGCGGTAGGTGGCCGAAACCGACGTCTCCGCCCTGCCCGAGGTCGTGGCCGACCTCCACCGGCGCCGGGAGAAGGCGCGCGAACTCGGGGGCGCCGACGCCGTCGCCAGGCAACACGCCGCCGGCAAGATGACCTGCCGGGAGCGCCTGGACCTGCTGCTCGATCCGGAGTCGTTCGAGGAAATCGGCATCCAGGCCCAGGCCCAGCCGCATCCGGATCTGGCGGGCAAGGAGACCCCCGCCGACGGCGTCGTCACCGGCTTCGGGAAGGTCGACGGCCGCACGGTCGCGGTCGCCGCGTACGATTTCACGGTCATCGCCGGAACAATCGGCATGGTGAGCGAGCGCAAGGTGAACCGGATGCGCGAATTGGCCTTGCGCCACCGCGTCCCCATGATCTGGCTGCTCGACTCGGCCGGCGCCAGGGTGCAGGAAATAGCCTCATCCGAGTTCGCCGGCACCGGCAAGCTCTTCTTCGACCAGGTGATGCTCAGTGGCGTCGTGCCCCAGGTGGCCGCGGTCATGGGCCCCTGCGCGGCCGGCACCGCCTACATCCCGGCCCTGGCCGACGTCGTGTTCATGGTCAAGGGGACCGGCAGCATGGCGCTTGCGGGACCTCCCCTGGTCAAGGCCGTGACCGGTGAGGACACGACCGCCGAGGAACTGGGGGGCTCGAAGGTGCACTGCGAGCTATCGGGCTGCGGCGACCTCGAGGCCGCGGACGATCCCGCGTGTCTCGCGGCCATCCGCGCCTACCTGAGCTACCTGCCTTCCGCCTGCGGCGAGTCCCTGCCGGAGCTTCCCGCCGAAGCGCCCGCCGGCGATCCCGAGGAGTTGCTGCGGGTGGTGCCGACCGATCCGCGCCGCCCCTACGACATGCGCAAGGTCCTGCGGCTGATCGTGGATGAAGGATCGCTGTTCGAACTCAAGCCGAAGTTCGGCGCCACGATCATCACCGCGTTCGCGCGGCTCGCCGGCCGGCCGGTCGGTCTGGTGGCCAGCCAGCCGTCGGTCATGGCCGGCATCCTCAACAACGACTCGGCCGACAAGGCGGCGCGCTTCATCACGCTGTGCGACGCCTACGGCGTGCCCCTGGTCTTCTTCCAGGACGTGCCGGGATTCATGGTGGGCACGAAGGTCGAGCAGGGCGGCATCATCCGCCACGGCGCCAAGATGCTCTATGCGGTCTCCATGGCGACCGTGCCCAAGGTGACGGTCGTCGTGCGCAAGGCGTACGGGGCCGGCTACTACGTCATGTGCGGCAGCGGCTACAACCCGGATCGCATCGTCGCCTGGCCGGGCGCGGAGATCAGCCTGATGGGCCCCGAGGGCGCGGCAAACATCGTCTTCCGCAAGCAGATGGAGGCGGCGGCGGATCCGGCGGCCGAACGCGGCGCCCGGGTCGAGCAGTTCCGGAGCCTGATCAACCCCTACATCGCGGCGGGCAACGCCTTGATCGACGACGTCATCGATCCGCGCGAGACGCGCGCTGTCCTGATCCGCGCGCTGCTCGATGCCGCCGGCAAGCGCGTGGATCTGCCGCCCCGCAAGCACGGCATCTTCCCGGTCTAGTCCGCCGGCAGGCCGACCTGTCGGAACGTCTCGCGCCACCAGCACAGTTCACGCGGGTCGTACCGTTCTTCGGGACCGGGCAGCAACGGCCCCGCGTACGCACATGGTTCGGCCACCGGATTGGCGGCAGCCTGCGCCAGGACGAAACCGTAACGCCTGGCCCCCATCCGCAGGAAACGGCCGGCCGGACCGCCCCGGGAAGCGACGGCGGCGGCCAGGGCGGGCGGCGGTTCGGCACCGCGCAGGTTCGCGAGCTGGATCGCCATGCGGTGCAGGGTCTCGCCCTCGAGCGGATCGCCCGTCCGCAAGGCGCGACGGAGCTTCTCGCCCGTGGTGGCCTCGACCTCGCGCACGTACTCGCCGCGGCCGCGCTCTCCCGAGCACCGCGGGTTGGTCCCACCCCGCAGGAACTGCAGCTCGTGGCTCGCCGGCCCGCAGCCGACCAGGCCGGCGATCGCCAGACAGATTCCGCAATGGCGCATTCTCCCCTCCCCTGTCGCCTTCCGGCGCCAGCTTAGGGGAAGCGTCCCCCCGACGTTACCGTCCGATCTGGACAGGCATCAGCGGGCTGCCATCGGCTGGAGGTGGCGGGCTGGCGTCAGGCGGCCGAGTAGATCCGGCTCAGCGTCGAGGCGATGCCCTCGAGAGTCACGGCCGGCTCCAGCCCGATGGCCGACGTCATGCCCTGGCAGCAGGTCGCGGCGGTATCGCGGCCCAGCGAGGAGCCGCCTGCCGGCGCGGCGTCGGCCACGTCAGCGGCCTCGGCCGTCGGCCGCGAGTTCGCGACCTTCCCGATTGCACCTGCCAGCTTCTCCAAGCCGCCGAATACATTGAGCATCCGCCAAATCCCCCTGGTACGGCGCCCAGCTACCCGCCTCGGAGGTTATATCCGCATTTGCCGCTGCGGACTTACGTTTGGAGTGTGTTAAGCCTCCCGGCCGACCCTAGGGTCTGACCACCGCCAGGATCATGCCGCCCTCGACGGTCTGGCCGGCCGTCACCGCCAGCTCCTGCACGGTGCCGGCGACGGGGCAGGGGATCTCGGTCTCCATCTTCATGGCCTCGAGCACCAGCAAGGTCTGGCCGGCCTCGACCTGCTTGCCCACCTCGACCAGGACCCGTTGCACCGTGGCATGCATTGGCGCCTTGACGGTGCCGCCGCCGTTGGCCCCGCCATTGGTTCCGGCGCCGGAGCCGGCAGAGGAGGCTGCCACCGGCTTGCGCGGGCGGGTGGTCGAGGCGGCCGGCGCAGGCGCGGCGCCAACCTCGGCGATGCGCACCTGGTAACGCTGATCGTCAACCTCGACCTCGAAGGTGCGAAACGGCCCGGGGCCCTCGGCCGCCGGTCCCGGAGCCGCCGGCAGGGCGGCGTCCTTGGGGCTGTCGGCCGGCATGGCCAGTTTCGCCAGGTCGGCCTGGCTTACAGCCTCGCCGACGAACCGGGTCGAGGTGTCGCCGGCGCGGAACGCCGGATGATCCATCACGAGCAGGTGGAACGGCACGGTGGTCGGCACGCCTTCGAGCACGACCTCGCGGAGCGCCCGCCGCATGCGGGCGATGGCCTCGTCGCGATCCTCGCCCCACGCCACCAGCTTGGCCAGGAGCGAGTCGTACTGGTCAGGGATGCGGTAGCCGTTGTAGACGGCGTCGTCGATGCGCACGCCCGGTCCGCCGGGCTTGCGGACCCGGGTGAGCAAGCCCGGCGCCGGCCGGAAGTTCTGCGCGGGATCCTCGGCGTTGATGCGGCACTCGATGGCCCAGCCCTCGGGCTTGCGGCCGGCCAGATCCTTGCGCAGCGGCGCGCCCGCCGCGATGCGGATCTGCTCCTTGACCAGATCGCAGCGGTAGACCAGTTCGGTGATGGTGTGCTCGACCTGGATGCGCGTGTTCATCTCGAGGAAGTAGAACCGCCCGTCGGAAAACAGGAACTCGACCGTGCCGGCGCTGTCGTAAGCGACAGCCTTCGCGAGCTTGACCGCGGCCGCGCCCATTGCCTCCCGCAACTCCGGCGTGATGGCCGGCGACGGGCATTCCTCGACCAGTTTCTGATGCCGCCGCTGAATAGAGCATTCGCGCTCGCCCAGGTGGATGACCGAGCCGTACTTGTCCCCGAGGATCTGGACCTCGATGTGGCGCGGGCGCGGCAGGTACTTTTCCAGGTAGCACTCGCCGCTCGCGAAGTAGGCCTCGCCTTCTCGCCGGGCTCGTGAGAGCCCGGCCTCGCTCTCATCCGGGCCGTTGACGACGACGAAGCCCCTTCCCCCGCCGCCAGCCGCCGCCTTGATGGCCACGGGCCAACCGTACTCCTTGCCGAAAGCAACAATCTCTTGCGGGTCGGTGCAGGCATCGACGGTCCCCGGGACGGCCTCCACTCCGGCTTCGCCAGCCGCACGCCGCGCCTCGGTCTTGCTGCCCATGCGCGAGATGGCGTCGGGGTTGGGCCCGATCCAGGCGATGCCCCGCGCCACGCAGGCCCGGGCGAACTCGGCGTTCTCCGACAGGAAGCCGTATCCCGGATGCACGCCGTCCGCGCCGGCCCGGACCGCCAGCTCCAGTAGCTTGCCGGCCGACAGGTACGTGTCGGTGCGGAGGTTGAAGGCGTGATCCGCGAGTTCGACATGCCGCGCCGCCCGATCGACTTCGGTGTAGACGGCCACGGTCTCGATGCCGAGCTCCTGGCACGCCCGGATCACCCGGAGCGCGATTTCGCCCCGGTTGGCTACCAGTATTCGCCGCATGGAAACTGCGCGCTACCGCGCCGCGGCGACGGCTGGCGCGAATGCCTGCGTCTGGCCGGGTTGCAGCACCGTGACCTCGGCCTTGCCGCCGACGGCCGCGACGAAATCGGCAGGCTTGCCGGGCAGGCCCTCGAACGTGGAATGGTGCATCGGCACGACGCGTCTGGCGCCGATCAGCTCGACCGCCCTGGCCGCATCGGACGGGTCCATGGTGTACAGGTCCCCGATCGGCAGCAGGGCGATGTCCGGAGCGTAGCGCTCGCCGATGAGCTGCATGTCGCCAAACAGGGCGGTGTCGCCCGCGTGGTAGACCTTGAGGCCGTCCTCGAGCGTGAGCACGAAGCCGCATGCCTCGCCGCCGTATATCACCTGGTCGCCGTCCTGGATGCCGCACGAATGCCGGGCGTCCACCATGCGCACCTGGATGCCCTGTACCGGCACTTTGCCGCCCTTGTTCATCCCCATGCCGGTCTTGACGCCCTTGCCGGCCAGCCAGAGGTAGGTCTCGAAGATGGCGACGACCTGGGCCTCGGTACGCCTGGCGAGCTCCACGGCGTCGCCGATGTGGTCGAAGTGGCCGTGGGTGATCAGCATGAGGTCGAGCTTGTCCAGGGACTTGTAGGCGTCGGGGCAGGCCGGATTGCCCATCACCCAGGGATCGATGAGCACCCGCTTGCCCCCCGGGGTGTCCAGCAGGAACGTCGAATGGCCCAGCCAGGTTAGTTCCAGGTTCTTCATGACAGCCCTCCCTCTGCTCCGAATTCGCCATGCTAGAGTAATCTGAACTGCTATGCCAAGCGCCATCTCGCTGCCTCCCGACGTGGAGGCCCTCTCGGCCGAACTGTACGAGTTGCGCCGCCAGATTCACCAGCAGCCGGAGCTGGGTTTCGAAGAGACCCGGACCGCGCGCCTGGTGGCCTCCCGGCTGGAAGGCCTCGGCCTGGAAGTGCAGACCGGCGTCGCCCGAACGGGCATAGTCGCCCTGGTGCGCGGAGCGCGGCCGGGCCGCACGGTGCTCGTGCGGGCCGACATGGACGCCCTGCCGGTGGCCGAGGAGACGTCGGCGCCCTACAAGTCCCAGGTGCCCGGCGTCATGCATGCGTGCGGCCACGACGGCCACACGGCGGTGCTGATCGGCCTGGCCAAGGTCCTGGCGGCCAAGCGGGAGCAGATCGCCGGCACGGTGAAGCTGGTGTTCCAGCCCGCCGAGGAGGGCCCGGGGGGCGCTGAGCCGATGATCGCCGCGGGCGTCCTCGAAGACCCCAAGGTGGACGCCGCCATCGGCTTCCACCTCTGGAACAACCTGCCGGTCGGGCAGGTAGGCGTGCGGCCTGGCCCCATCATGGCGGCCACCGACCAGGTGGACATCACGATCAAGGGCAAGGGCGGCCACGGCGCCAAGCCCCACCTGTCGGTGGACGCGGTCGTGGTGGCTTCCCACGTCGTGACCGGTCTCCAGAGCATCGTGTCGCGCATGGTCAATCCGCTGCATTCGGCGGTGATCACGATGGGGACCATTAACGGCGGCTTCCGCCACAACGTCATCGCCCCGGCGGTCAGCCTGTCGGGCACGGTGCGCACCTACGAGAAGGGCCTGCGCGACGAGATGCCGCGGCGCATCGAACGCATGGTGCGCGGCATCTGCGAGGCGATGGGCGCAACCTACGCGATCGACTACGTCCGGGTTTATCCACCCACCGTCAACGATCCGGCGATGACCGACCTCGTGCGGGCGGCGGCCGCAAAGGTGGTCGGCGCCGACAACGTCATCCACGTCGAACCCTCGATGGGCGGCGAGGACATGAGCTACTTCCTCGACGCGGTGCCGGGCTCGTACTTCTTCCTTGGCTCGGCCAACTCCGAGCGAGGGCTCGATCAGCCCCACCACAGCCCGGGCTTCGACTTCGACGAGGCGGCCCTGCCTATCGGCCTGCAGGTGCTGCAGCAGGCGGTCTTCGACTACCTGGGCAGCTGAGCGAGGGCGGCCGGAAAGACCGCGTGCGGCGGTCCGGCCTCGGGATGCGCGGCGGTCAGGGCCAGGGCGGCCGCGAAGCGGCGCTGCTGGCCGGTACCGGGAGCGGCCTCCCAGGCGGCGGCGACCGCTTCGGCGGGCAGAGCGATGGCCGCCGCCGCGACGCGCGCCGGGTGCCAGGCAGGCGCAGGCGTGGCCGCAGGCGGCGGCGCCGCGTCGCGTTCGGGCCGGTCGGGATCGGCGCGGACGGGCAGATCGGCCAGGGGGATGCCGCAAACGTCCACCGCCTCCTCGGCTCCCCAGGCACCTGGCCGCGATCGGCGCAGACCGCGCCCCAGCACCTGCTCGACCAGCAATGCCGAACCAAACGGGCGC
Proteins encoded in this region:
- a CDS encoding diguanylate cyclase, with protein sequence METLTQLSQDQLGGLVAIARKIAPSTNWEYNYGLIREALKEGATGVSAAIWWPAPDGAVSLAGAGADAFDAFTSSKEIEDILTEAEKVEFQPIAEVEGGYRTHVMANRQTYGVLLLKGDDPEFLQALARVLTTPLGLAAHALKLEEEVNKRTSTDKLTGLWNRMYFNERFREECERLVRSKETGSVAIVSLDNFSALAKTMSPDQANATFAQVGQVVRQVVRQTDWAVRWDGYDLLFYFPSTSAEAGVEVLKRFTKRLLSISPMLEPLAGVSSTVETTSPRALVQLATRRLDLARKDGNRKVICYATPGGGLQFYRGE
- a CDS encoding glutamate racemase, yielding MHTKVPRSAPIGLYDSGVGGLSVVREVFRQLPAEGVHYLGDTARVPYGGRQSAELVEFNREILAYLASEGAKAVLVACNTSCATALETLRPECRLPVVGLIDAGARSALAYGRRIAVLATEATVRSGAYEQAILRLEPGAEVVSVPCPGLVPVVEAGDWHGAAARAAVREALEPLRGVAVDAAVLGCTHYPMLGDLIGAELGPDVRLVDPATEAVAELAWILFEQDLLAPAGSQPAHQIAVTGDAEAFAVQASRILGVPVPPVRHIFLETLRLAGDTVESSGFAPSSERQR
- a CDS encoding acyl-CoA carboxylase subunit beta is translated as MPEVVADLHRRREKARELGGADAVARQHAAGKMTCRERLDLLLDPESFEEIGIQAQAQPHPDLAGKETPADGVVTGFGKVDGRTVAVAAYDFTVIAGTIGMVSERKVNRMRELALRHRVPMIWLLDSAGARVQEIASSEFAGTGKLFFDQVMLSGVVPQVAAVMGPCAAGTAYIPALADVVFMVKGTGSMALAGPPLVKAVTGEDTTAEELGGSKVHCELSGCGDLEAADDPACLAAIRAYLSYLPSACGESLPELPAEAPAGDPEELLRVVPTDPRRPYDMRKVLRLIVDEGSLFELKPKFGATIITAFARLAGRPVGLVASQPSVMAGILNNDSADKAARFITLCDAYGVPLVFFQDVPGFMVGTKVEQGGIIRHGAKMLYAVSMATVPKVTVVVRKAYGAGYYVMCGSGYNPDRIVAWPGAEISLMGPEGAANIVFRKQMEAAADPAAERGARVEQFRSLINPYIAAGNALIDDVIDPRETRAVLIRALLDAAGKRVDLPPRKHGIFPV
- a CDS encoding carbamoyl phosphate synthase: MRRILVANRGEIALRVIRACQELGIETVAVYTEVDRAARHVELADHAFNLRTDTYLSAGKLLELAVRAGADGVHPGYGFLSENAEFARACVARGIAWIGPNPDAISRMGSKTEARRAAGEAGVEAVPGTVDACTDPQEIVAFGKEYGWPVAIKAAAGGGGRGFVVVNGPDESEAGLSRARREGEAYFASGECYLEKYLPRPRHIEVQILGDKYGSVIHLGERECSIQRRHQKLVEECPSPAITPELREAMGAAAVKLAKAVAYDSAGTVEFLFSDGRFYFLEMNTRIQVEHTITELVYRCDLVKEQIRIAAGAPLRKDLAGRKPEGWAIECRINAEDPAQNFRPAPGLLTRVRKPGGPGVRIDDAVYNGYRIPDQYDSLLAKLVAWGEDRDEAIARMRRALREVVLEGVPTTVPFHLLVMDHPAFRAGDTSTRFVGEAVSQADLAKLAMPADSPKDAALPAAPGPAAEGPGPFRTFEVEVDDQRYQVRIAEVGAAPAPAASTTRPRKPVAASSAGSGAGTNGGANGGGTVKAPMHATVQRVLVEVGKQVEAGQTLLVLEAMKMETEIPCPVAGTVQELAVTAGQTVEGGMILAVVRP
- a CDS encoding metal-dependent hydrolase — translated: MKNLELTWLGHSTFLLDTPGGKRVLIDPWVMGNPACPDAYKSLDKLDLMLITHGHFDHIGDAVELARRTEAQVVAIFETYLWLAGKGVKTGMGMNKGGKVPVQGIQVRMVDARHSCGIQDGDQVIYGGEACGFVLTLEDGLKVYHAGDTALFGDMQLIGERYAPDIALLPIGDLYTMDPSDAARAVELIGARRVVPMHHSTFEGLPGKPADFVAAVGGKAEVTVLQPGQTQAFAPAVAAAR
- a CDS encoding amidohydrolase, with translation MPSAISLPPDVEALSAELYELRRQIHQQPELGFEETRTARLVASRLEGLGLEVQTGVARTGIVALVRGARPGRTVLVRADMDALPVAEETSAPYKSQVPGVMHACGHDGHTAVLIGLAKVLAAKREQIAGTVKLVFQPAEEGPGGAEPMIAAGVLEDPKVDAAIGFHLWNNLPVGQVGVRPGPIMAATDQVDITIKGKGGHGAKPHLSVDAVVVASHVVTGLQSIVSRMVNPLHSAVITMGTINGGFRHNVIAPAVSLSGTVRTYEKGLRDEMPRRIERMVRGICEAMGATYAIDYVRVYPPTVNDPAMTDLVRAAAAKVVGADNVIHVEPSMGGEDMSYFLDAVPGSYFFLGSANSERGLDQPHHSPGFDFDEAALPIGLQVLQQAVFDYLGS